The following nucleotide sequence is from Candidatus Kaelpia aquatica.
TCCCAAAGGCGGAATCGAAAAAGGGAGTTTAGATGCAGCTGATAAAGATAAAGCGGTAGGCCATCTTCAAGATAGAGGTCTGGTCATCGTCTCCTTAAAAGCTAATGTGGAGCTTTTAAAAACTAAGCAAACATCTAGAACTAAGCGTTTTCGCATCAGAGTTAAAATCGATGATTTGGCTTCTTTAGCGCGGCAGCTTGCTACGCTCCTTGACGCAGGAGTTCCCTTGCTTAGGTGTCTAGAGATTGTAAGAGATCAAGTCGAAGTAAAATCTTTATATAATGCTCTGGAAAAAGCTAATAAGGATGTTGAAGCAGGTGAAGCTTTAAGCGCAGCACTTGCAAAACACCCCAAGATATTTACAGATTTTTGGGTAAATCTTATTTCTACAGGCGAGACCAGCGGTCAGCTTCCTTTGGTTTTAATGCAGCTTTGTGAGTATATGGAGTCTACTGCAGCATTACAGAGAAAAATGATATCCGCTCTTATCTATCCAATTCTTCTTTCTGTAGCATCTACAGCGGCTTTAATTGTCTTCTTAACTATTGTGGTGCCGATGTTTACTCAGCTCTATAGCTATTTTGATGCTGATCTTCCAATGCTTACTCAAGGAATAATGGTAGCAAGTGATATTATGAAAAAATGGACGCCGCTTCTTTTAATAATGTTTGGCGGGTTTGTATTTTTTATCATAAAGTTTAAGGCCAGCGAAAAAGGCGAAGTGCTTTTTGACAGATTAAAGATTAAAGTCCCTGTTTTAAGTGCTCTATTTTTTAATATTATACTATATCGTTTTAGCAGTGGTCTTTCCATGCTGCTTAAGAGCGGTGTACCCATTCTTTATTCTTTAGAAGTTGTCTCTAAAGCGGTTGCTAATAAAATTTATGAGGGTATCATCGTTCAAGCAAAAGATAAAGTTAGAGAAGGCGGTTCTCTTGGCTCAATCCTTGAATTATATTATCAGGAGTTTCCGCCCTTTGTAACTAATATGGTAAAAATAGGCGAGGAGAGCGGCAGCTTGCCCAATATGCTTGGGCATTTGGCGGATTATTATCAGGAAAAAGTGGAGACTATCGTAGAGCGTCTTCCTTTTATAGTTGAGCCGGCTATAATTTTGACGGTAGGCGGTGTAATTGGAATAATAGTAGTTGGAATGTTTCTGCCTATATTTGGACTTGCAACAGCAGTTGATATGTAAGAATATAAAGGAGATAATAAAAACAGGAGGCGTAATATGAAGCGAAAAGGTTTTACCATGCTTGAGATTTTGATCGTTATTATTATCATTGCAATCTTGGCAACATTTGGAATACCTCAGTATCTTAAAGCATCAAAGCGTGCTATAGCATCTGAAGCAATAACAACAATCGGTGCAATAAGAGGAGCCATAGCAAGATACAATCTGGAGTGGAATGATGTTCCCGTCTGCGTTGAGGGCGACTGTGATAATTTAGATATAAGCAATCCTAATGCTGTTGCAGGTACAAATTTCAGCTATGTGATAGATGATGGTGGTATAGAAACTTATAAAATTACTGCTACAGGAGGCGTTGAAACTCGTGCTGCTGGGATATGCGTTCAATATGATTCAAGTACCGGTGAGATAGATCGTGAATCCGCTGATTGTTCGTAGTAAGCGGCAGTTAAATATATATTGACCATGCTTTTGGGATGCAAATGTTATTTTTAAAGAAAAACAATGCTCTTACAGTTTTAGAGCTTATAGTAGTTGTTGTAATAGTAGGGTTGCTTGCTGCTATTACGGTGCCAAATTTTAGCAAAACTCTTGCTAAAAGCAGGGAGAAACTTGCAAAATCCAACTTACAGATGATCTTAAGTGCCCAGAAATTATATAGAGCTAGCAACGATAGTTTCTATGAGTCTGAATCTGGTGGTACAATTTATATAGAGGAGATAAATAAAGCATTAAATCTAGATATAGAAGATAAATATTTTGATTATGAGGTAGAATATAAGGATGATTATGATTTTGAAGCTAGAGCTAAAAGTAAGATCAATGACAACGAATATGTAATAGGACCAGAGGGATTTATAGATTAAAGCGAGGTTTTTATGAAAGAGAGAATGGATGACTATCTTAAGATGACTGTTGAAAGAGGTGCAACTGATCTTCATATGACCGCTGGAAGACCCCCGCAGCTAAGGATAGACGGTGAGCTGGTATTGGTAGATGAAGGGCCTCTTTTGCCCGAAGATATAGAAGAATTAGCTTTTTCTATCCTTGGCGATACTCAGATTGGGTATTTTAGAGCCCAGAAAGAGCTTGATACATCCTATGGTTTAAAAGGTATAGGCAGGTTTAGGATAAACCTTTTTTACCAGAGAAGCTCTGTGGGGTGCGCTATCAGGTTTATTCCTTTTAAGGTGCCTATGATAGAAGATCTAGGTCTTCCTTTAGGGCTTAAGGAGTTTTGTGATAAATCATCCGGACTTTTTCTTGTTTGTGGACCTACAGGGTGCGGTAAGTCAACAACTCTTGCAGCTATGATTGAATATATGAACCAGACTCGAGGTTGTAATATTGTGACCGTTGAAGATCCGATAGAGTATCTACATAAACATAACAGATCAACGATAAATCAAAGAGAGTTAGGGCGGGATACCCATTCTTTTGCAGAAGCTTTAAAGCATGTGGTGAGACAGGACCCGGATGTTATTATGATAGGAGAGATGCGCGATTTAGACACTATGCAGGCAGCGATTACACTCTCTGAGACAGGACATCTTGTTTTAGCGACTCTACATACAGTTGATACGACTAATTCAATAGCAAGAATTGTAGATGTCTTTCCTTCTTTTCAGCAGCAGCAGATACGCTTACAGTTATCCTTGGTGTTGTTGGGCGTGATAGTTCAACAGCTGATACCCAGAAGAGATAGCAAGGGGCGTACATTAGCCTATGAGCTTATGAGGGCAACTCCTGCGATCAAAAACATGGTTCGAGAGAATACGCTCCATCAGATATATTCAGTGCTTCAGACGGGTAGGAGTGAGGGTATGGTTACGATGAACCAGTCTTTGATAGAATTACATCGTAAAAACATCATCAGCCGTGACGAAGCTATCAAACGTAGCGCTAATCCGGAAGAACTAAGACGGATAATTCTTTAACAGATGACCTTTTTTTTAAATAATAAGAGAATAGGTTTTACACTTCTTGAGGTGCTTATGGTAGTAGTAATAATTTCTATTTTAAGCACTTTAGGCTTTGTTCAATATAGCAAAATTATAGAGAGACAGCATGGACGCAATGCACTTGCTTATCTAAGAGCTATACGAGGTGCTGAAATTAGTAATTATATAGATAACAAAGAATTTACGAATAATATCGACGATTTAGATTTAAGTTCTGGCGTGTTTGATGCCGATAATGATTTTGATATTTCAATCTCGACTTCTAGTGATTCTTTTACAATAACTGCAGAAAGAAAAGGTAATACT
It contains:
- a CDS encoding type II secretion system F family protein yields the protein MATYIYRCRTPKGGIEKGSLDAADKDKAVGHLQDRGLVIVSLKANVELLKTKQTSRTKRFRIRVKIDDLASLARQLATLLDAGVPLLRCLEIVRDQVEVKSLYNALEKANKDVEAGEALSAALAKHPKIFTDFWVNLISTGETSGQLPLVLMQLCEYMESTAALQRKMISALIYPILLSVASTAALIVFLTIVVPMFTQLYSYFDADLPMLTQGIMVASDIMKKWTPLLLIMFGGFVFFIIKFKASEKGEVLFDRLKIKVPVLSALFFNIILYRFSSGLSMLLKSGVPILYSLEVVSKAVANKIYEGIIVQAKDKVREGGSLGSILELYYQEFPPFVTNMVKIGEESGSLPNMLGHLADYYQEKVETIVERLPFIVEPAIILTVGGVIGIIVVGMFLPIFGLATAVDM
- a CDS encoding prepilin-type N-terminal cleavage/methylation domain-containing protein; the protein is MKRKGFTMLEILIVIIIIAILATFGIPQYLKASKRAIASEAITTIGAIRGAIARYNLEWNDVPVCVEGDCDNLDISNPNAVAGTNFSYVIDDGGIETYKITATGGVETRAAGICVQYDSSTGEIDRESADCS
- a CDS encoding type IV pilus twitching motility protein PilT, with product MKERMDDYLKMTVERGATDLHMTAGRPPQLRIDGELVLVDEGPLLPEDIEELAFSILGDTQIGYFRAQKELDTSYGLKGIGRFRINLFYQRSSVGCAIRFIPFKVPMIEDLGLPLGLKEFCDKSSGLFLVCGPTGCGKSTTLAAMIEYMNQTRGCNIVTVEDPIEYLHKHNRSTINQRELGRDTHSFAEALKHVVRQDPDVIMIGEMRDLDTMQAAITLSETGHLVLATLHTVDTTNSIARIVDVFPSFQQQQIRLQLSLVLLGVIVQQLIPRRDSKGRTLAYELMRATPAIKNMVRENTLHQIYSVLQTGRSEGMVTMNQSLIELHRKNIISRDEAIKRSANPEELRRIIL
- a CDS encoding type II secretion system protein produces the protein MTFFLNNKRIGFTLLEVLMVVVIISILSTLGFVQYSKIIERQHGRNALAYLRAIRGAEISNYIDNKEFTNNIDDLDLSSGVFDADNDFDISISTSSDSFTITAERKGNTFLGYLGKKIVLTVTVSDQGITTDIETDTDDVYKNL